The window CTCAACATTGCTCCAGACAGCGTCAGTGGCATTACCAACGGCTTCTTGGTTTTCAAAATGACTCCAAGGCTTACTCGCATCTTCTGCTAAGAAAGCAGCTTGTTCTTTGAAGACCTCAGCATCGAAAGTATCTGGGGCTTTAACCATATCACCCATGATACCTGTCGCATCGCCCCAGCTTTTCATACTGTCTTGGCGGGCTTTGATATCAGGGTCAGCGGGACTGCTACAAGCAGTCAGGCCTAGAGCTGCTGCCATTAGAGTGATGCCGAAGATAGATTTTAATGAGTGGTGGGCTTGAACCTTTGCCATGTATATTACTCCTTTAAATGTTATTAATAGTATTATAGTTGCTCCAATTTAAAAAAGTTACAGCGTTAACCTCGCTTGAAGTATTGCATATACATCGGCACTCAGTTGCCTTGTACCTCTTTTAAATTGG of the Psychrobacter immobilis genome contains:
- a CDS encoding c-type cytochrome, with the protein product MAKVQAHHSLKSIFGITLMAAALGLTACSSPADPDIKARQDSMKSWGDATGIMGDMVKAPDTFDAEVFKEQAAFLAEDASKPWSHFENQEAVGNATDAVWSNVEEFRAEADNFQKVTADLNTVAQTATTVKDVQPAFKEVGASCKSCHTDFRAKKD